From a region of the Hemibagrus wyckioides isolate EC202008001 linkage group LG06, SWU_Hwy_1.0, whole genome shotgun sequence genome:
- the LOC131353843 gene encoding junctional adhesion molecule-like, whose amino-acid sequence MTKCLYLLSVVFHVAAGCDLSGDNDLVEIIQHQGGSVLLPCSCSDLNTKPQTFTWMTFRTGSLTDVLNDEHYRGRLQLFNNISPGNLSLFISDLREEDQGDYRCSTEKKHRDFRIYVKGCELVKKAEVEDMTVFTGESVVLPCVCTDLQNKPKSLKWEFSIPTESNSNHYQEIYPEQTGHHRNRVKLVSKNSPGNLSLLLSDLTEEDQGNYRCSVQAERKDFRLNVKVGRRETSTHSGKTDRRPPSEQPPSKTTNSPPSSSSTTLEQDKQQTHSSLPLGAKTFHQK is encoded by the exons GCTGTGATCTCTCTGGTGATAATGACCTGGTAGAAATCATCCAACACCAAGGAGGTTCAGTTCTGTtaccctgctcctgctctgacctgaacaccaAACCTCAGACATTCACCTGGATGACCTTCAGAACAGGATCTCTGACTGACGTGTTAAATGATGAACACTACCGTGGCAGacttcagctgtttaataacATTTCTCCTGGTAATCTGTCTCTGTTCATATCTGACCTGAGAGAAGAGGATCAGGGAGACTACAGGTGCAGCACTgagaagaaacacagagacTTCAGGATTTATGTTAAAG GCTGTGAGCTGGTGAAGAAGGCAGAGGTAGAGGACATGACTGTGTTCACAGGAGAGTCTGTAGTTCTGCCCTGTGTCTGCACTGACCTACAGAACAAACCAAAGTCTCTAAAATGGGAGTTTTCAATACCAACAGAATCTAATAGCAATCATTATCAGGAAATTTACCCTGAACAGACTGGACATCACAGAAACAGAGTCAAACTGGTCAGTAAAAACTCTCCAGGAAACCTCTCTCTACTCCTATCAGACCTGACTGAAGAGGACCAGGGAAACTACAGATGTTCTgtacaggcagagagaaaagatTTCAGACTAAATGTTAAAG TAGGAAGAAGAGAAACTTCAACACACTCGgggaaaacagacagaagaCCTCCATCAGAACAGCCTCCAAGTAAAACAACAAACTctccaccttcatcatcctcaacaACACTGGAACAAGATAAACAACAAACTCACAGCAGCCTCCCTctgggtgccaaaacttttcatCAGAAATGA